One genomic window of Gracilinema caldarium DSM 7334 includes the following:
- a CDS encoding autotransporter-associated beta strand repeat-containing protein, which yields MKRALSCFHSFNFNKWLLCILLFSTYIYIAPIFAQSPTPTKTWNAGTSGTWGTAANWSGGTLPSASDVVALDGTSSITLDNNYTMNSVVFNHNNANTVTFYLNGFTLLVSGGSLNFGQSGGGAIPSNVNIVGPGSINVTGYMDANENATNTINLSNNVSISISGTFWGNQNAGTSTTFNGDGTCSLSAASLSGTGYNIIFNNMTITTGGVTYHSPTTSQTPAAGTTITVTLTGTFSSGTQFQYTTTRTNDNITTNESYTVDGAIITGSVGATNFTTLSGAGTFSFNITYPGAVDAGDGLNVSILAPNGFILGSISFIQPSATIWNWDGDTSTDWSTAANWDVGSVPTVTSLVVIPSGTPNSPVLTTHATAASVTVDPGATLDLNGYNLTGLSTITNNGIIRLQGTETVGGTKINGAGSAIEYYGLSGTLVWGSTYENLTINSSGTVTANAAVTVAGNLTLTAGTLVLANFSQTIGGNVSGAGTLDASSITGGNTLTVGGYMGTNGSPVGTLLAPTSTSVSVGTNWNVTNFTHNGGTVIFTGTGTIYSANTFNNLSITTGAGPETVNVSGTLTVANNLSVAVGHTLAVGNNVLSVTGTTTNGGTITLGNQSATFGGLVTNAGGTLTGGSGTLNLNGGINGGTLTASSGTTNVGGDLTLGSFTHNSGVVVFTGSCLLTSNGQRFYDLTIGAGATVTPQDALVVNRNFVINNTGTYVHNGQSLTLGGVGGAAGNVTDSNVMKQNLGTVTVSTAAKTMTTSIECNQLTVTSTLNKGAGNDISVSGALNVTGGTLNMNGGGTVTVGGNVTLGTLSNGAGSTLALNGGGTQVVRPNGQTLGSVSVSGGGTVVQWSGTATTQNITINTGTTFRLDSTVVPGAVTLNVSAGSTVTNNGSFELNSGGGVLTLQGTAASANYAGNDISWSGQDLTMGNLVYGPAANLPNLTDVSLNAAVTFTNGIVAVAGSSIAVGTTTLSLGAASTLNGTMTVGAGGTVAAGANGITNGGAITFNGGGSAINCGAFTSTGTINNTGTNTITASGNVAISGTFNTPGNSTLVMTGAGTTLNAGVQIGNLTTGGTATVTSLANLQLAGSLNLGTGTSLALGGFGAAITGSATGAGTAQLNGGSGLVTVGGNFTVPDYIATSGTTRIGGTTVTFTTLAHSGGMIELNGTVTPVTLTTGNQTFNNLSITTGAGPETVNVSGTLTVANNLSVAVGHTLAVGNNVLSVTGTTTNSGTITLGNQSATFGGLVTNAGGTLTGGSGTLNLNGGINGGTLTASSGTTNVGGDLTLGSFTHNSGVVVFTGSCLLTSNGQRFYDLTIGAGATVTPQDALVVNRNFVINNTGTYVHNGQSLTLGGVGGAAGNVTDSNVMKQNLGTVTVSTAAKTMTTSIECNQLTVTSTLNKGAGNDISVSGALNVTGGTLNMNGGGTVTVGGNVTLGTLSNGAGSTLALNGGGTQVVRPNGQTLGSVSVSGGGTVVQWSGTATTQNITINTGTTFRLDSTVVPGAVTLNVSAGSTVTNNGSFELNSGGGVLTLQGTAASANYAGNDISWSGQDLTMGNLVYGPAANLPNLTDVSLNAAVTFTNGIVAVAGSSIAVGTTTLSLGAASTLNGTMTVGAGGTVAAGANGITNGGAITFNGGGSAINCGAFTSTGTINNTGTNTITASGNVAISGTFNTPGNSTLVMTGAGTTLNAGVQIGNLTTGGTATVTSLANLQLAGSLNLGTGTSLALGGFGAAITGSATGAGTAQLNGGSGLVTVGGNFTVPDYIATSGTTRIGGTTVTFTTLAHSGGMIELNGTVTPVTLTTGNQTFNNLSITTGAGPETVNVSGTLTVANNLSVAVGHTLAVGNNVLSVTGVTTNGGTITLGNQSATFGGLVTNAGGTLTGGSGTLNLNGGINGGTLTASSGTTNVGGDLTLGSFTHNSGVVVFTGSCLLTSNGQRFYDLTIGAGATVTPQDALVVNRNFVINNTGTYVHNGQSLTLGGVGGAAGNVTDSNVMKQNLGTVTVSTAAKTMTTSIECNQLTVTSTLNKGAGNDISVSGALNVTGGTLNMNGGGTVTVGGNVTLGTLSNGAGSTLALNGGGTQVVRPNGQTLGSVSVSGGGTVVQWSGTATTQNITINTGTTFRLDSTVVPGAVTLNVSAGSTVTNNGSFELNSGGGVLTLQGTAASANYAGNDISWSGQDLTMGNLVYGPAANLPNLTDVSLNAAVTFTNGIVAVAGSSIAVGTTTLSLGAASTLNGTMTVGAGGTVAAGANGITNGGAITFNGGGSAINCGAFTSTGTINNTGTNTITASGNVAISGTFNTPGNSTLVMTGAGTTLNAGVQIGNLSLNSGGNISLVSVLSISGNLTIQNGSFTSNDHNITVGGNWTNNTGIANHFIPGTCVVEFTSNNPVISGSNEWYELKYYVAGGTIRFERNKTQYFLSNGKLNIHGTSGNNITITRDNQGDDGQDLNWVLPAAPDPALMWQINLAGTAIVDLQHVTIYYSDARSTPISYDSGLALLGTVTADNSPPGEQQLTCYGWISGLNVLYSYTEDENGNGKIDRIKVKTQSFLNMDFSNFEVSVDGYEVDRTKGTNGFSGTYGDSVFYIWLKEKPYVDGNITPSWRIITLQANRSLKGTIAPYFSLGTDLANPIIPADTVPPRIVYTFSLPGSSETFFAFNEPINNSLGNSIANTDINDFASATALNVVGQIGTGSLFGVMATYPTAYNINDIANGSTTVTIANNISDRAQPITDWTTDPVYSAFVTEAPEYPNGTLPNPISLSSNSHRISDVLISVPPASATDDRYFVWPIWARDSVTTEVSESQYESAFPTGSEAAGQTIGLVRDFTGTQWLRDQDITLQVRVNPALNPVNLSLHFDSNVADTFRATSVNGPIGLWLPVFNQGSPSGAAFSGIVPWPNDPAHGGGTSRYGGALQGTGPLWNFSIPASDPRVKSVSTLDFFFTLDNGLNADNPLYVARLDVAPGAAIPSNWYRLVRPFSFDIHDVTKQRSNATILNNVIDPTKGERVRLSYQLTKAGQVTIQVFTLDGDLVQVLYRGYRQAGDYTASWDGKNRGGRVVARGMYFIRIVGPDIDEIRKVMVVKE from the coding sequence GTGAAAAGAGCATTATCATGTTTTCATTCATTTAATTTTAATAAATGGTTACTCTGTATACTCTTGTTTAGTACCTATATCTATATTGCACCGATATTTGCCCAATCTCCTACCCCAACAAAGACCTGGAATGCCGGTACCAGTGGTACCTGGGGAACCGCCGCAAACTGGAGTGGCGGGACCCTTCCTTCTGCCAGCGATGTAGTAGCCCTAGATGGAACCTCGTCGATTACCCTTGATAATAACTACACCATGAACAGTGTGGTGTTTAATCATAATAATGCGAATACGGTAACATTCTATTTAAACGGATTTACTCTATTAGTTTCGGGGGGAAGTCTGAACTTTGGTCAGAGTGGTGGTGGGGCAATTCCGAGCAATGTAAATATCGTAGGGCCGGGATCTATCAATGTAACGGGCTACATGGATGCGAATGAAAACGCCACCAATACCATCAACCTAAGTAATAATGTATCTATTTCTATCTCTGGTACTTTTTGGGGCAACCAGAATGCGGGTACTTCCACCACCTTCAATGGAGATGGCACCTGTAGTCTTTCTGCGGCAAGCCTTTCTGGCACGGGTTATAATATCATCTTTAATAATATGACCATTACCACCGGTGGAGTTACTTACCATTCCCCCACTACTTCTCAGACTCCGGCGGCGGGAACGACCATTACGGTTACCTTGACGGGAACTTTTTCTTCTGGAACCCAATTTCAATATACTACCACAAGAACCAATGACAATATTACGACCAATGAAAGCTATACCGTTGATGGTGCGATCATCACCGGTTCGGTGGGGGCTACCAATTTTACTACCCTTTCCGGAGCGGGTACCTTTTCATTCAATATAACCTATCCCGGAGCCGTAGATGCAGGGGATGGTCTTAATGTTTCTATTCTGGCCCCCAATGGGTTTATCCTGGGAAGTATTTCTTTTATTCAGCCCTCAGCCACCATCTGGAACTGGGATGGAGATACTAGTACCGATTGGAGCACCGCTGCAAACTGGGATGTGGGTTCGGTCCCAACAGTTACCTCACTTGTCGTTATTCCATCAGGAACACCAAATAGTCCAGTCCTTACAACCCATGCAACAGCGGCCTCGGTTACCGTCGATCCCGGGGCCACCCTGGACCTTAACGGATACAACCTGACCGGATTATCCACCATTACTAATAATGGAATAATTCGCTTACAGGGAACTGAAACGGTGGGAGGAACAAAGATAAATGGGGCCGGTAGTGCAATCGAATACTATGGCCTCTCAGGCACCTTGGTTTGGGGATCAACCTATGAAAATTTGACAATAAACAGCAGTGGAACGGTGACTGCCAATGCAGCGGTAACGGTAGCAGGGAACCTGACCCTAACCGCAGGGACCTTGGTTCTGGCAAACTTTAGTCAGACGATAGGCGGTAATGTGAGTGGAGCCGGGACGCTGGATGCATCGTCGATAACGGGAGGGAACACGCTGACGGTAGGCGGGTACATGGGGACGAACGGGAGTCCGGTGGGAACCTTGCTTGCCCCGACGAGTACGAGTGTGAGTGTGGGTACGAACTGGAATGTGACGAACTTTACCCACAATGGTGGTACGGTAATCTTTACGGGGACTGGGACGATCTATAGTGCTAATACCTTTAATAACCTGTCGATTACGACGGGTGCCGGACCTGAGACGGTAAACGTAAGTGGGACCCTCACGGTAGCTAACAATCTTTCGGTGGCTGTAGGCCACACCCTCGCGGTAGGGAACAACGTGCTGTCGGTGACGGGTACGACGACGAACGGCGGGACGATCACGCTGGGGAACCAGAGTGCGACGTTCGGTGGGCTGGTGACGAATGCGGGAGGGACGCTGACGGGAGGGAGCGGGACGCTGAACCTGAACGGAGGGATAAACGGAGGGACGCTGACAGCCTCGAGCGGGACGACGAACGTAGGCGGGGACCTGACGCTGGGGAGCTTTACCCATAACAGCGGGGTGGTGGTGTTCACGGGAAGCTGTTTACTGACATCGAACGGGCAGCGATTCTATGACCTGACGATCGGAGCAGGGGCGACGGTGACACCGCAGGATGCACTGGTGGTGAACCGGAACTTTGTGATCAACAACACGGGGACGTACGTGCACAACGGGCAGAGCCTGACCCTGGGAGGGGTGGGAGGAGCTGCGGGGAACGTGACGGACTCGAACGTGATGAAGCAGAACCTGGGAACGGTAACGGTGAGTACGGCGGCGAAGACGATGACGACCTCGATAGAGTGTAACCAGCTTACGGTGACGAGTACGCTGAACAAGGGGGCGGGGAACGACATCAGCGTCAGTGGAGCCCTGAATGTAACCGGTGGGACGTTGAATATGAACGGCGGTGGGACGGTGACGGTCGGCGGGAATGTAACGCTGGGAACGCTGTCGAACGGGGCTGGCTCGACGCTGGCGTTGAACGGCGGCGGGACCCAGGTTGTGAGGCCGAACGGGCAGACCCTGGGATCTGTGAGCGTGAGCGGCGGCGGGACGGTGGTACAGTGGAGCGGGACAGCAACGACACAAAATATAACGATAAATACCGGGACGACGTTCCGGCTGGACTCGACGGTGGTTCCCGGAGCGGTGACGCTGAATGTGAGTGCGGGGAGCACGGTAACGAACAACGGGAGCTTTGAGCTGAACTCAGGGGGCGGGGTGCTGACCCTGCAGGGGACAGCGGCCAGTGCGAACTACGCGGGGAATGATATCAGCTGGTCGGGACAGGACCTGACGATGGGGAACCTGGTGTACGGGCCTGCGGCGAACCTGCCGAACCTGACGGATGTGAGCCTGAACGCGGCAGTGACGTTCACGAACGGAATCGTAGCAGTGGCGGGGTCGAGCATCGCGGTGGGGACGACCACGTTGAGCCTGGGAGCCGCATCGACCTTGAATGGGACGATGACGGTGGGAGCCGGAGGGACGGTGGCGGCTGGTGCGAACGGGATAACGAACGGAGGAGCGATAACGTTTAACGGCGGGGGCTCAGCGATAAATTGTGGAGCTTTCACGAGCACGGGGACGATAAACAATACGGGGACGAATACGATAACAGCCTCTGGGAATGTGGCGATCTCAGGGACCTTTAACACGCCGGGGAACTCGACGCTGGTGATGACCGGGGCGGGGACGACGTTGAACGCCGGTGTGCAGATCGGGAACCTGACGACGGGTGGAACTGCGACGGTGACGAGCCTTGCGAACCTGCAGCTGGCGGGTTCGCTGAATCTGGGGACCGGTACGAGCCTGGCTCTGGGAGGATTCGGGGCGGCGATCACGGGGTCTGCGACAGGAGCGGGGACGGCACAGCTTAACGGCGGGAGCGGTCTGGTGACGGTGGGAGGTAACTTCACGGTGCCGGACTATATCGCGACGAGCGGGACAACCCGGATTGGGGGAACCACGGTAACCTTTACGACGCTGGCGCACAGCGGAGGTATGATCGAGCTGAACGGGACCGTGACGCCTGTAACCTTAACGACCGGAAACCAGACGTTCAATAACCTGTCGATTACGACGGGTGCCGGACCTGAGACGGTTAATGTAAGTGGGACCCTCACGGTAGCTAACAATCTTTCGGTGGCTGTAGGCCACACCCTCGCGGTAGGGAACAACGTGCTGTCGGTGACGGGTACGACGACGAACAGCGGGACGATCACGCTGGGGAACCAAAGTGCGACGTTCGGTGGGCTGGTGACGAATGCGGGAGGGACGCTGACGGGAGGGAGCGGGACGCTGAACCTGAACGGAGGGATAAACGGAGGGACGCTGACAGCCTCGAGCGGGACGACGAACGTAGGCGGGGACCTGACGCTGGGGAGCTTTACCCATAACAGCGGGGTGGTGGTGTTCACGGGAAGCTGTTTACTGACATCGAACGGGCAGCGATTCTATGACCTGACGATCGGAGCAGGGGCGACGGTGACACCGCAGGATGCACTGGTGGTGAACCGGAACTTTGTGATCAACAACACGGGGACGTACGTGCACAACGGGCAGAGCCTGACCCTGGGAGGGGTGGGAGGAGCTGCGGGGAACGTGACGGACTCGAACGTGATGAAGCAGAACCTGGGAACGGTAACGGTGAGTACGGCGGCGAAGACGATGACGACCTCGATAGAGTGTAACCAGCTTACGGTGACGAGTACGCTGAACAAGGGGGCGGGGAACGACATCAGCGTCAGTGGAGCCCTGAATGTAACCGGTGGGACGTTGAATATGAACGGCGGTGGGACGGTGACGGTCGGCGGGAATGTAACGCTGGGAACGCTGTCGAACGGGGCTGGCTCGACGCTGGCGTTGAACGGCGGCGGGACCCAGGTTGTGAGGCCGAACGGGCAGACCCTGGGATCTGTGAGCGTGAGCGGCGGCGGGACGGTGGTACAGTGGAGCGGGACAGCAACGACACAAAATATAACGATAAATACCGGGACGACGTTCCGGCTGGACTCGACGGTGGTTCCCGGAGCGGTGACGCTGAATGTGAGTGCGGGGAGCACGGTAACGAACAACGGGAGCTTTGAGCTGAACTCAGGGGGCGGGGTGCTGACCCTGCAGGGGACAGCGGCCAGTGCGAACTACGCGGGGAATGATATCAGCTGGTCGGGACAGGACCTGACGATGGGGAACCTGGTGTACGGGCCTGCGGCGAACCTGCCGAACCTGACGGATGTGAGCCTGAACGCGGCAGTGACGTTCACGAACGGAATCGTAGCAGTGGCGGGGTCGAGCATCGCGGTGGGGACGACCACGTTGAGCCTGGGAGCCGCATCGACCTTGAATGGGACGATGACGGTGGGAGCCGGAGGGACGGTGGCGGCTGGTGCGAACGGGATAACGAACGGAGGAGCGATAACGTTTAACGGCGGGGGCTCAGCGATAAATTGTGGAGCTTTCACGAGCACGGGGACGATAAACAATACGGGGACGAATACGATAACAGCCTCTGGGAATGTGGCGATCTCAGGGACCTTTAACACGCCGGGGAACTCGACGCTGGTGATGACCGGGGCGGGGACGACGTTGAACGCCGGTGTGCAGATCGGGAACCTGACGACGGGTGGAACTGCGACGGTGACGAGCCTTGCGAACCTGCAGCTGGCGGGTTCGCTGAATCTGGGGACCGGTACGAGCCTGGCTCTGGGAGGATTCGGGGCGGCGATCACGGGGTCTGCGACAGGAGCGGGGACGGCACAGCTTAACGGCGGGAGCGGTCTGGTGACGGTGGGAGGTAACTTCACGGTGCCGGACTATATCGCGACGAGCGGGACAACCCGGATTGGGGGAACCACGGTAACCTTTACGACGCTGGCGCACAGCGGAGGTATGATCGAGCTGAACGGGACCGTGACGCCTGTAACCTTAACGACCGGAAACCAGACGTTCAATAACCTGTCGATTACGACGGGTGCCGGACCTGAGACGGTAAACGTAAGTGGGACCCTCACGGTAGCTAACAATCTTTCGGTGGCTGTAGGCCACACCCTCGCGGTAGGGAACAACGTGCTGTCGGTGACGGGTGTGACGACGAACGGCGGGACGATCACGCTGGGGAACCAGAGTGCGACGTTCGGTGGGCTGGTGACGAATGCGGGAGGGACGCTGACGGGAGGGAGCGGGACGCTGAACCTGAACGGAGGGATAAACGGAGGGACGCTGACAGCCTCGAGCGGGACGACGAACGTAGGCGGGGACCTGACGCTGGGGAGCTTTACCCATAACAGCGGGGTGGTGGTGTTCACGGGAAGCTGTTTACTGACATCGAACGGGCAGCGATTCTATGACCTGACGATCGGAGCAGGGGCGACGGTGACACCGCAGGATGCACTGGTGGTGAACCGGAACTTTGTGATCAACAACACGGGGACGTACGTGCACAACGGGCAGAGCCTGACCCTGGGAGGGGTGGGAGGAGCTGCGGGGAACGTGACGGACTCGAACGTGATGAAGCAGAACCTGGGAACGGTAACGGTGAGTACGGCGGCGAAGACGATGACGACCTCGATAGAGTGTAACCAGCTTACGGTGACGAGTACGCTGAACAAGGGGGCGGGGAACGACATCAGCGTCAGTGGAGCCCTGAATGTAACCGGTGGGACGTTGAATATGAACGGCGGTGGGACGGTGACGGTCGGCGGGAATGTAACGCTGGGAACGCTGTCGAACGGGGCTGGCTCGACGCTGGCGTTGAACGGCGGCGGGACCCAGGTTGTGAGGCCGAACGGGCAGACCCTGGGATCTGTGAGCGTGAGCGGCGGCGGGACGGTGGTACAGTGGAGCGGGACAGCAACGACACAAAATATAACGATAAATACCGGGACGACGTTCCGGCTGGACTCGACGGTGGTTCCCGGTGCGGTGACGCTGAATGTGAGTGCGGGGAGCACGGTAACGAACAACGGGAGCTTTGAGCTGAACTCAGGGGGCGGGGTGCTGACCCTGCAGGGGACAGCGGCCAGTGCGAACTACGCGGGGAATGATATCAGCTGGTCGGGACAGGACCTGACGATGGGGAACCTGGTGTACGGGCCTGCGGCGAACCTGCCGAACCTGACGGATGTGAGCCTGAACGCGGCAGTGACGTTCACGAACGGAATCGTAGCAGTGGCGGGGTCGAGCATCGCGGTGGGGACGACCACGTTGAGCCTGGGAGCCGCATCGACCTTGAATGGGACGATGACGGTGGGAGCCGGAGGGACGGTGGCGGCTGGTGCGAACGGGATAACGAACGGAGGAGCGATAACGTTTAACGGCGGGGGCTCAGCGATAAATTGTGGAGCTTTCACGAGCACGGGGACGATAAACAATACGGGGACGAATACGATAACAGCCTCTGGGAATGTGGCGATCTCAGGGACCTTTAACACGCCGGGGAACTCGACGCTGGTGATGACCGGGGCGGGGACGACGTTGAACGCCGGTGTGCAGATCGGGAACCTTAGTTTAAATTCTGGCGGAAATATCTCGTTAGTTTCGGTGTTAAGCATTTCCGGGAATCTTACTATTCAGAATGGATCTTTTACATCCAATGATCACAATATTACTGTTGGCGGAAATTGGACCAATAACACCGGTATTGCAAATCATTTTATTCCCGGCACCTGTGTTGTTGAATTTACAAGTAATAATCCTGTTATTTCTGGTTCAAACGAATGGTATGAATTAAAATATTACGTAGCCGGAGGAACAATACGATTTGAGCGAAATAAAACACAGTATTTTCTTAGCAACGGTAAACTCAATATTCATGGAACATCTGGCAATAACATAACTATTACCCGAGATAACCAAGGGGATGACGGTCAAGATCTCAATTGGGTTTTACCTGCAGCACCAGATCCCGCGTTAATGTGGCAGATCAACCTCGCAGGAACAGCAATCGTCGATTTACAGCATGTAACGATTTATTACAGCGATGCCAGAAGTACCCCTATTTCCTATGATTCAGGTCTTGCCCTATTGGGTACAGTTACTGCTGATAACAGCCCACCAGGTGAACAGCAATTAACCTGTTATGGATGGATAAGCGGTCTCAATGTACTGTACAGTTATACTGAAGATGAAAATGGAAATGGTAAAATAGACCGTATTAAGGTAAAGACCCAATCGTTTTTAAATATGGACTTTTCTAATTTTGAAGTATCCGTTGATGGTTATGAGGTGGATAGGACTAAAGGCACAAATGGTTTCTCTGGTACCTATGGTGATTCAGTATTTTATATCTGGCTGAAAGAAAAACCCTATGTGGATGGAAATATAACCCCCTCTTGGAGGATTATAACACTACAAGCAAATAGGTCTCTGAAAGGTACCATAGCACCCTATTTCAGCCTGGGAACAGATCTGGCAAATCCAATTATACCGGCCGATACGGTTCCGCCGCGGATTGTCTATACCTTCTCATTGCCAGGTTCTTCTGAGACTTTTTTTGCTTTTAATGAACCAATAAATAATTCATTGGGGAATTCTATAGCAAATACGGATATAAATGATTTTGCTTCAGCAACAGCACTTAATGTGGTCGGACAAATTGGTACAGGATCTCTTTTTGGTGTTATGGCAACTTACCCTACTGCCTATAACATTAATGATATCGCAAATGGAAGTACGACTGTAACAATTGCTAATAATATCAGTGATCGGGCACAGCCAATTACCGATTGGACAACAGACCCTGTTTATTCAGCTTTTGTTACTGAAGCACCGGAATATCCAAATGGGACTTTACCCAACCCTATTTCACTTTCATCCAACTCCCACCGCATCAGCGACGTTCTTATCTCGGTGCCGCCGGCCAGTGCCACCGATGACCGTTACTTTGTCTGGCCTATCTGGGCCCGGGACAGCGTGACCACAGAGGTGAGCGAAAGCCAGTATGAGTCAGCCTTCCCCACGGGAAGCGAGGCTGCGGGCCAGACCATCGGTCTTGTGCGGGACTTTACGGGAACCCAGTGGCTCCGGGACCAGGACATCACCCTGCAGGTCCGGGTGAACCCCGCTCTGAATCCAGTCAATCTGTCGCTCCATTTCGACAGCAACGTGGCCGATACCTTCCGGGCAACGAGCGTCAACGGCCCCATAGGGCTCTGGCTCCCCGTCTTTAACCAGGGGAGCCCCTCAGGCGCCGCCTTCTCGGGTATCGTTCCCTGGCCAAACGACCCGGCCCATGGCGGCGGTACGAGCCGCTATGGGGGTGCACTGCAGGGAACGGGGCCACTCTGGAACTTCAGCATTCCCGCCAGCGACCCCCGGGTAAAGAGCGTCTCCACTCTGGACTTCTTCTTTACTTTGGATAATGGCTTAAATGCCGATAACCCCCTCTATGTGGCCCGACTCGATGTGGCCCCCGGTGCGGCGATACCGAGCAACTGGTACCGGCTCGTGCGGCCCTTCAGCTTCGACATCCACGATGTCACCAAACAGCGGAGCAATGCCACGATCCTCAACAACGTCATCGATCCGACCAAGGGCGAACGGGTACGGCTCTCCTACCAGCTCACCAAAGCTGGGCAGGTGACGATCCAGGTCTTTACCCTGGATGGCGACCTGGTACAGGTCCTGTACCGGGGCTACCGGCAGGCCGGGGACTATACGGCAAGCTGGGACGGCAAAAACCGGGGCGGACGGGTGGTTGCCCGGGGCATGTACTTTATCCGCATCGTCGGCCCCGATATCGACGAAATCCGCAAGGTGATGGTGGTGAAGGAATAG